Proteins encoded together in one Bradyrhizobium sp. CB82 window:
- a CDS encoding ABC transporter ATP-binding protein, translating into MVDRMADTLLDVDGIETCYGLSQVLFGLSLSIKAGEMVSLMGRNGMGKTTTIRSIMGLTPARAGAIRFAGSEVRQLPSYRIAKLGVGLVPEGRQIFPNLTVRENLVAAAADRFDSDKPWTLAAIYVLFPRLAERASNMGNQLSGGEQQMLAIGRALMTNPKLLILDEATEGLAPLIREEIWNCLSLLKKRGQSILVVDKNVDHLARICDRHYIIERGKTVWSGTSDELTAEPELQHRFLGI; encoded by the coding sequence ATGGTTGACCGGATGGCTGACACGCTGCTCGACGTCGACGGCATCGAGACCTGCTACGGGCTCTCCCAGGTGCTGTTCGGCCTGTCGCTATCGATCAAGGCGGGCGAGATGGTCTCGTTGATGGGCCGCAACGGCATGGGCAAGACCACCACCATCCGCTCCATCATGGGCCTGACACCAGCACGCGCGGGCGCGATCCGCTTTGCAGGCTCGGAGGTGCGGCAGCTTCCGTCCTACCGGATCGCAAAGCTCGGCGTCGGCCTCGTCCCCGAGGGACGCCAGATCTTTCCAAACCTCACCGTGCGCGAAAATCTCGTCGCGGCCGCCGCCGACCGCTTTGACAGTGACAAACCCTGGACGCTCGCTGCGATCTACGTCCTGTTCCCGCGCCTTGCCGAGCGCGCGTCCAACATGGGCAATCAGCTCTCCGGCGGTGAGCAGCAGATGCTTGCGATCGGCCGCGCGCTGATGACCAATCCAAAGCTCCTGATCCTCGATGAAGCGACCGAAGGCCTCGCTCCGCTGATCCGCGAGGAAATCTGGAATTGCCTGTCGCTGCTCAAGAAGCGCGGTCAGTCGATCCTGGTCGTCGACAAGAACGTCGACCACCTCGCCCGCATCTGCGACCGCCACTACATCATCGAGCGCGGCAAGACGGTGTGGAGCGGCACCTCGGACGAGCTGACGGCCGAGCCGGAATTGCAACACCGGTTTCTGGGGATTTAG
- a CDS encoding glutamine synthetase family protein — protein sequence MSFVTRHGLWSAEQKDAALRVRRIVEERNLEVIRLAFPDQHGLLRGKTIIAAEAIASLESGCSITTTMLAKDSSHRTVFPVFTAGGGFGMKQMEGAADVLMVADPTTFRVLPWAPTTGWLLCDLYFDDGRPVPFATRGLYKRVLDELGARGCDFVAGLEVEFHIFRLDDAHMRPEDAGQPGTPPSVSLLNHGYQYLTEQRFDQMEPVLEILRRDIVALGLPLRSVEVEFGPSQCEFTFQPRKGIEPADNMVLFRSAVKQIARRHGYHATFMCRPKLPNVFASGWHLHQSVTSRATDENLFMAKEASQPLSEFGRAWLAGLLDHARASTVFTTPTVNGYKRYRSYSLAPDRAIWGSDNRGVMIRVLGGANDPATRLENRIGEPAANPYLYMASQILSGLDGVDRKLDPGPSADTPYEAKAPLLPKSLRDAVGALKDDPFFREKLGAEFVDYYTHIKNAEIDRFLAEVTDWEHREYFEMF from the coding sequence GTGAGTTTCGTCACGCGTCACGGGCTTTGGTCGGCTGAGCAGAAGGACGCGGCACTGCGCGTGCGGCGGATCGTCGAGGAGAGGAACCTCGAAGTCATCCGTCTCGCCTTCCCCGACCAGCACGGTCTTTTGCGCGGCAAGACCATCATTGCGGCCGAGGCGATCGCCTCGCTGGAGAGCGGCTGCTCCATCACCACGACCATGCTCGCCAAGGATTCTTCGCATCGAACAGTATTCCCGGTGTTCACCGCCGGCGGCGGCTTCGGGATGAAGCAGATGGAGGGCGCGGCCGACGTGCTGATGGTCGCCGATCCCACCACGTTCCGCGTGCTGCCATGGGCGCCCACCACCGGCTGGCTGCTGTGCGATCTCTACTTCGATGACGGACGGCCGGTGCCGTTCGCGACGCGTGGGCTTTACAAGCGCGTGCTCGATGAGCTCGGCGCGCGCGGCTGCGACTTCGTCGCGGGCCTCGAGGTGGAATTCCACATCTTCAGGCTCGATGACGCGCATATGCGCCCAGAGGATGCCGGCCAGCCCGGCACGCCGCCGTCAGTGAGCCTGCTCAACCACGGCTACCAGTACCTCACCGAACAGCGCTTCGATCAGATGGAGCCGGTGTTGGAGATCCTGCGCCGCGACATCGTCGCGCTCGGGCTTCCCTTGCGCTCCGTCGAGGTCGAGTTCGGGCCGAGCCAGTGCGAATTTACGTTCCAGCCGCGGAAGGGCATCGAGCCCGCCGACAACATGGTGCTGTTCCGCTCTGCCGTGAAGCAGATCGCGCGCCGTCACGGCTATCACGCCACCTTCATGTGCCGGCCAAAACTGCCGAACGTGTTCGCGAGCGGCTGGCATCTGCACCAGTCGGTCACCTCGCGCGCTACGGATGAGAATCTGTTCATGGCGAAAGAGGCCAGTCAGCCGCTGAGCGAATTCGGCCGCGCCTGGCTCGCGGGTCTGCTCGATCACGCCCGCGCTTCCACCGTGTTCACGACACCGACCGTCAACGGCTACAAGCGCTACCGCTCCTATTCGCTGGCGCCGGACCGCGCGATCTGGGGTAGCGACAATCGCGGCGTGATGATCCGCGTGCTCGGCGGAGCGAACGATCCAGCAACGCGTCTGGAGAACCGCATCGGCGAGCCCGCCGCCAATCCTTATCTCTACATGGCTTCGCAGATCCTCTCGGGGCTGGACGGCGTCGATCGGAAGCTCGATCCCGGCCCGTCGGCGGATACGCCCTACGAGGCCAAGGCGCCGCTATTGCCAAAATCCTTGCGCGATGCCGTCGGCGCGCTGAAGGACGATCCGTTCTTCCGCGAAAAGCTGGGGGCAGAATTCGTCGACTACTACACCCACATCAAAAATGCCGAGATCGACCGCTTCCTGGCCGAGGTGACTGACTGGGAGCATCGCGAATATTTCGAGATGTTCTGA
- a CDS encoding ABC transporter ATP-binding protein, producing MAEPLLRVENLVRRFGGITATDRVSLDVAAGELHAIIGPNGAGKTTLISQLTGHLSPHAGSVSLGGRDITYLPAFRRCALGLARSFQITSLLLDFTAADNVALAAQAHAGTSFRFFANARKEKGLRDAAHAALDRVGLSHRADVLVSRLSHGERRELELAVALASKPKILLLDEPMAGLGVTESQRMVKLLQDLRKEVSIVLVEHDMPAVFALADRISVLVYGRVIASGDPAAIRGNDEVKRAYLGDQHVVTRHG from the coding sequence GTGGCTGAACCGCTACTTCGCGTCGAAAATCTGGTGCGCCGCTTCGGCGGCATCACCGCAACCGACCGCGTCTCGCTTGATGTCGCGGCCGGCGAGCTGCACGCCATCATCGGCCCGAACGGCGCCGGCAAGACCACGCTGATCAGCCAGCTCACCGGGCACCTCTCGCCGCATGCGGGCAGCGTCTCGCTGGGCGGGCGCGATATCACCTATCTGCCGGCCTTTCGTCGCTGCGCGCTGGGGCTCGCGCGCTCGTTCCAGATCACCTCGCTGCTGCTCGACTTCACCGCTGCCGACAATGTCGCGCTCGCAGCGCAGGCGCACGCCGGCACCTCGTTCCGCTTCTTTGCCAATGCGCGGAAGGAGAAGGGCCTGCGCGATGCTGCCCATGCCGCGCTCGATCGTGTCGGCCTGTCGCATCGCGCGGATGTCCTGGTGTCCCGGCTCAGCCATGGCGAGCGGCGCGAACTCGAGCTTGCGGTTGCGCTGGCGAGCAAGCCGAAGATCCTGCTGCTGGACGAGCCGATGGCCGGACTCGGCGTCACCGAATCCCAGCGGATGGTGAAGCTGCTTCAGGATCTGCGGAAAGAAGTCTCGATCGTGCTGGTCGAGCATGACATGCCAGCGGTGTTCGCGCTCGCCGATCGCATCTCGGTGCTGGTCTATGGCCGCGTCATTGCCTCCGGTGATCCGGCCGCAATCCGAGGGAACGACGAGGTCAAGCGCGCCTATCTCGGCGATCAGCATGTGGTGACGCGCCATGGTTGA